The region AGTGACCTGTTGCATGTGGCtgagtgagtgtttttatttttataaggcCGTATCTTTATTTGCCATTGGAGACTGATGGCTGATTCTGTGATGGTTGATCCAGTTCAGCTGGGTTTGGTAATGATGAGATGGGTTGGTGCAACGCCCTTCTTTATATCACACGATCTTAATATCTGGCAGCCCTCTTGGTTCAGGGGGTTGGCTGTAGATGGGTGCCTGGGTAATGAAAGTCATGTGGAACGGCTCATCTGCAACCCTAAGcgacacacaaaacaaaattacactTCTGGAAAATTCTCTCCTCACTCAAATCAAACCCTCGCAACAATGTGCTTAGTCTGCTGAACATGGTAATGGATGGTGGACAAATCAATTTATGAACATCGTAATTTTAAAGTCAAGCATTTGTTGGTGTCTTACCCAGGATCTCTGCCTTTTAGGGTTCTTTCAGGAGATTCGCACAAGGCTGCAGGTTGGGTGGCTTTCCTTTTAAAAGAGAAGGAAAAGGAAGAAAACTGCTGAAAAATGTTTAGCAATGAGGCACTTGACAGTTACTCTAGCTCTGCAGTAGAGGTTCAAATCAGCATGGCCTGCAGAAGAAGAGCACCTCATGCTTGAGCACAAAGCAGCTTCAAGCTCATCCATTTCACCGCCTGAATGCCCCGGTGTGACAACATATCTGAATGCATTTGACAGGGATGCACTTGCGCCCCTTCCCACCCTCCCCCAAAATGGATCTGTTTTTCAGCTGTTGACCACAGGCGCTCAAAGAACTAAATAAACCTCCACTGCACGTGAAGCAGGGCAGCGAGGCCAGAGCCAGATGTTTGTTTCCAAGCACACGACTCTGCGGCCGCCTATTTTTACTATTGTGCCCGATGCTCCCTTTCTTCGTTCTCTCAAAGCAGCTGGTGGAaaagaaaattggttctaaacCTAACTACTGTTTTATGGCATCCTCTCACTGCTCAGGAAGAGCTGTTTAAGACATTAAGGAGAAGGAGGAGTCTTGAATAAAGATCCTCTGCAGTTCACACCGCAGTACCGTTTGTACTTGTTTGGTGCGATGTGCTTAAGTCACATGGCTTTGTTGTGTCAGTGTTctcattctctttttttataatcGCTCTTGATTGTATCATCTGTGCTGAATGCATCATAAAACAAAAAGTTGAAAGGTCTGTGGGAAGCTAACCGCAACAGTTCTGGGCACAGGATTGGATCTACTGGTACTGGACGTTCAGTGGCCTTGTTGTTAATGCACCCAGCATTAAAAGGGATAAGTTTGGATGGGAATATTGACACTGCAATAGACTTGTGCAATAGTAAATTGGGCTTAGCTCTGAGCTTGCAATGGTTTGGACTTTTTGATATTTTTGGTTCTGTCACTGATACATGAGGGGCAGCctctagcctagtggctcaggtgcTTGAGTAAGATCTGTGCCTCTGTTGGGCCTTTAAACCCACATTTctccggggggggggattggcccctgcttggtctaatcaactataagttgctttggataaaagtgttggctaaattattattattttatttattttgttaatttatttttttacacaatgCTGACGGCAATTAAGTGGCTTTGTCATGGGAGGTACCTTGTTTTGAGGCCATTCATTTTCGCAAAGAGCAGCCTCAGaaccttctccttctcttcccATGTAAGTTCAGATATGTCCACCTTGGCGCTGTGCAAATTTGCCCTGAAACAGATGGTAAGAAACCAGATCCTAAATAATTTAACccataaaaatgacattatagATTACATGATGGATGTTTATTACACACACCGACTACGCTACCCTGATCCTAGAACACTGAAACCAAGTGGGCATTGCTGCTGTCTAAATGGCACTGTTAAACCTATTTGACCAGTCTTCCTCCAGCTCATGTCCGTGCAAGCCCTACTTGTGATGCAAAGCGGATGCTGACAGGCTACAGGAATGAGGGCTGATAATTATGAATGGGTGGCCCAAATTGgggaaaagcatttaaaaagacCAAAAAACTAAAGATGAATGTTACTTATGTTGAAGGTTATATGCTTAAATGACCATAAAAACCATAATCACTGCAACTTTCTTGAACTCAGGCTAAGGAGGCCCTACTATTTGAAATGAGCAGGTCGAACCAGTTTTCCACGTCGTCTGGGCCAGTGGTGCTCTTGCCGAATGTGCGGAAGCGGGGGTCCTGCTGCCCGCCCCGGCCTGGGCTCCTGTGCTGCGGGCTGGCCTGTTTGTGCTGCTGCCGGCTCGCCTGGATCTCCTGCTTCACTTGGGCCAGCGCCTCCTGGAAGAAGACCTCCAGCTCCGTCCGCTGCTCCACCACGCTGCGGGCGAGCCGCTTTACCCTGTTCATCTCCCGCTCCCGCATGGCCAGCACCTTCTGCAGCTTATCCAACTCCAGCCGCCCGGCCTCCGTGCTGACCAGCACCCGCTGCTCCACGTCCTGCGTCTCCCTCTCGAACTCCCCCGCCATGCGGCCCAGGGCCTGCTCCAGCACCGCCACCTTCCCCTTCAGCTCCACCACCTTATCCCTTTGCTCCTTCACCTGCGAAACGCTGTCCTTCAGCATCAGCTCACAAGTCTCCTAGAGACGGGAGAGGGGTTACCAAAACATCGAGAACGTGTGAGCTGCACTGTGAGGTAGACAAATGGTCAAGTGAGATTTCTTGTCATGTGTCCCTGGAGAATGATTGATCTGACCCAGTTTTGGCAGTCCAAGAAAGCACAAAATTGGTTCTAGTCAAGCCTGTCAACAGTCAACCACTGATGGATGCATGAAGGTGAGTGTATTTGCCTAAGGTAGTGGTGCCTAAGGAAACTGAGACTAAGGCACTGAAATGAGACCAGGGCCGGTGGAAACTTCAGACCACAGCTACTAGCTGCAGAGACTGGCTGGCAGGGGAAGGGGAAAATGAGGCCACTGGGAAAAcaagcacaaataaataaaagtgggGAAGCACCATCTGAAATATCCTCACCAGAGATCTTGCGGTAAGCTAAACATAACCAGCATAAACACCTTTTTGAGGTGAGCCCTCCTTGGCCTGGGCTTCCCGCGGCGCAGTTAGCTGGTCTCTGCATGAGCAGCGGCATACCTTGTGCTCTGTGAGGGAATGGTTCTCCTCTGCAAGTGCGACTGTCACCGTCCTCAGCTCCTCCACCTCTTTCATGTGGTAGCGCAGTGCCTCGTTCAGACGGATGTTCTCTTTAAAGACTGAGCGTGATGCCTCATCCAGCTGCCTGTTTCGAGGGGACACGCCAAGTTCTCTTCTACCATTCATACTTACACCACTTTGTCACCTAGAAAGCCCTCGTGTTGGGTTGTGTGATGTATTGCAAAAGCTTACATCATTTTCCCTCTATTTTGGCCCTGGAGTGCCCTAAAGGtctctggtttttgttccacctTGAACCCATAATTGAGTTAGCTAATTTGTTTTGTGAGTTCTTACACTTCAAAGAAGAAATTATCTACAACAGTCCATTCCGTCAGTATTCGGAGAGAGGCACAATTTTTGTAGTTTTCGTTCTGTACTCccacacattggatttgaaatgacacgatgcatatgaggttaaagtgcagacattTATGGAAagatgcaagatgcaaaccactgataagccttaagaacattacattacatcatcggcatttggcagatgctcttatccagagcgacgtacagttgattagactaagcaggagacaatcctccccaggagcaatgcagggttaagggccttgctcaagggcccaatggtgcggctcttactgtggctatattgggattagaaccacggaccttgcgtgtcccagtcatttaccttaaccactacgctacaggccaccccaggcTAACAGGTTAAAGAGAGAAAGGAATGGCTTATGATCCAAAGCACCTCCTTCATCTTTCAAGTATTTAGTGTTtaggcttgggcatgtatggctgccattGGAATGGGCTGCCTTGTCTTTATTGCTGCTGTGATTGCTGATGGCAGTAGTAGGATGAATTCTCAATGTACAGAAACATCTGCTCAGAGCCAATAAAAGGCCTCAAAAGTCATTAGATGGTGCTTCACCTtgtagcaagacaatgaccccaaacacccAGTTCTAAAGTTTTTCAGGGCTAAGGAggagaatgttcttgactggccaagtcaaccACCAAATTCAAGTGTTTCAATTGCTGATGACAAACAaatcccccaaaacaaacatgaaCTAAAGACTTCAGTCAGTCATCGAATGTAAAGGACATTAGAACCTAGTGCTAATGACTTAATGTTCACTTGTC is a window of Conger conger chromosome 1, fConCon1.1, whole genome shotgun sequence DNA encoding:
- the LOC133122240 gene encoding basal body-orientation factor 1-like, which translates into the protein MPKKKGKKGKKGKGKGKKDGKQEPKNDKESDTEKAKANAALWEAKLEAVERSRTDYRDATHKLARANEEMTNLQYRTEKDTLDIIAFLKRKDVEKEEKIAELEEQLREQKNKAAEESEQLVAEYKLRINELEETFSERSGEFRMIQGELKMIKEFRKKKVHMEQELSDIKDSMHLADRGHQESLSRMEHKFFKEKLRLEKEAEQRIAQLAERAHNEAIVQLDEASRSVFKENIRLNEALRYHMKEVEELRTVTVALAEENHSLTEHKETCELMLKDSVSQVKEQRDKVVELKGKVAVLEQALGRMAGEFERETQDVEQRVLVSTEAGRLELDKLQKVLAMREREMNRVKRLARSVVEQRTELEVFFQEALAQVKQEIQASRQQHKQASPQHRSPGRGGQQDPRFRTFGKSTTGPDDVENWANLHSAKVDISELTWEEKEKVLRLLFAKMNGLKTRKATQPAALCESPERTLKGRDPGVADEPFHMTFITQAPIYSQPPEPRGLPDIKIV